One window from the genome of Streptomyces sp. NBC_00708 encodes:
- a CDS encoding bile acid:sodium symporter: MSRRIPKPPSWLPTDPYIAALIGTVVLAALLPASGAAAEVAGGASTGAVALLFFLYGARLSTAEALEGLRHWRLHFTVLACTFVVFPLLGLASWGLVPYVLSPQLQSGFLFLCLVPSTIQSSIAFTSIARGNVPAAICAGSFSSIAGIFLTPLLAAALLGDSGGGFSGDALLKIGVQLLLPFVAGRLLRRRIGGFLAQHRGALGLVDRGSILLVVYTAFSEGMVAGIWHQVSPAGLGALLAAEAVLLALMLTVTWYGAQRLGFGRADRIAIQFAGSKKSLAAGLPMASVLFGAHASLAVLPLMLFHQMQLMVCAVIARRRARDGQETASPEAVPVG, encoded by the coding sequence CTGAGCCGCCGCATACCGAAGCCGCCGTCCTGGCTGCCGACCGACCCGTACATAGCGGCGCTCATCGGCACCGTCGTCCTCGCCGCGCTGCTGCCGGCCTCGGGCGCGGCCGCCGAGGTGGCCGGCGGTGCCTCCACCGGCGCGGTCGCCCTCCTCTTCTTCCTGTACGGGGCGCGCCTGTCCACCGCCGAGGCCCTGGAGGGACTGCGCCACTGGCGGCTCCACTTCACGGTCCTGGCCTGCACCTTCGTCGTCTTCCCGCTGCTGGGGCTGGCGAGCTGGGGGCTGGTGCCGTACGTCCTGTCACCGCAGCTGCAGAGCGGCTTCCTCTTCCTCTGCCTCGTCCCCTCGACGATCCAGTCGTCGATCGCCTTCACCTCGATCGCCCGGGGCAACGTGCCCGCCGCGATCTGCGCGGGGTCCTTCTCCTCGATCGCCGGCATCTTCCTGACCCCGCTGCTCGCCGCCGCGCTGCTCGGCGACAGCGGCGGCGGGTTCTCCGGCGACGCCCTGCTGAAGATCGGCGTCCAGCTGCTGCTGCCGTTCGTCGCGGGCCGGCTGCTGCGCCGCCGCATCGGCGGGTTCCTCGCCCAGCACCGCGGGGCCCTCGGCCTGGTCGACCGGGGGTCGATCCTGCTCGTCGTCTACACGGCCTTCAGCGAGGGCATGGTCGCCGGCATCTGGCACCAGGTGAGCCCGGCCGGGCTCGGCGCGCTGCTCGCCGCCGAGGCGGTCCTGCTCGCGCTGATGCTCACGGTGACCTGGTACGGGGCGCAGCGGCTCGGCTTCGGGCGCGCGGACCGCATCGCCATCCAGTTCGCCGGCTCCAAGAAGAGCCTGGCCGCCGGGCTGCCCATGGCGAGCGTCCTGTTCGGCGCGCACGCGAGCCTCGCCGTGCTGCCGCTGATGCTCTTCCACCAGATGCAGCTCATGGTCTGCGCGGTGATCGCCCGGCGGCGCGCCCGCGACGGTCAGGAGACGGCGTCGCCGGAGGCCGTGCCGGTCGGCTGA
- the fdhD gene encoding formate dehydrogenase accessory sulfurtransferase FdhD, producing the protein MGRVTERRRTIRIRDGAVSTRPDTLVAEEPLEIRLNGKPLAITMRTPGDDFALAAGFLVSEGVIGDGSDVRSIVYCAGATAEGVNTYNVVDVGLAPGVEVPDITLERNVYTTSSCGLCGKASLDAVRTTTRHPVADTPPLRIEPALLSALPDRLRASQRVFDRTGGLHAAALFSETGELMDIREDVGRHNAVDKLVGRALTDGRLPLSRSVLLVSGRASFELAQKAVMAGIPVLAAVSAPSSLAVDLAAETGLTLVGFLRGPSMNVYAGEHRIALDSGQPTGTASGDAVS; encoded by the coding sequence ATGGGACGGGTCACCGAGCGCCGCCGCACCATCCGCATCCGGGACGGGGCCGTCTCCACCCGCCCCGACACCCTCGTCGCCGAGGAGCCCCTGGAGATCCGGCTGAACGGGAAACCGCTCGCGATCACCATGCGCACTCCGGGCGACGACTTCGCGCTGGCTGCGGGCTTCCTGGTCAGCGAGGGGGTCATCGGCGACGGGTCCGATGTGCGGTCGATCGTGTACTGCGCCGGCGCGACCGCCGAGGGGGTCAACACGTACAACGTGGTGGACGTGGGGCTCGCGCCGGGCGTCGAGGTCCCCGACATCACGCTGGAGCGCAACGTCTACACGACGTCCTCCTGCGGACTGTGCGGCAAGGCGAGCCTGGACGCCGTCCGCACCACGACCCGCCACCCGGTCGCCGACACTCCCCCGCTGCGGATCGAGCCCGCGCTGCTCTCCGCACTCCCCGACCGGCTGCGGGCCTCCCAGCGGGTCTTCGACCGGACCGGGGGGCTGCACGCGGCGGCGCTGTTCTCCGAGACCGGCGAGCTGATGGACATCCGGGAGGACGTCGGGCGGCACAACGCGGTCGACAAGCTGGTGGGCCGGGCGCTGACGGACGGGCGGCTGCCGCTGTCCCGCTCGGTCCTGCTGGTGTCCGGACGGGCCTCGTTCGAGCTGGCGCAGAAGGCGGTGATGGCCGGCATCCCCGTGCTGGCGGCCGTCTCGGCGCCCTCGTCGCTGGCCGTGGACCTGGCCGCCGAGACGGGACTGACGCTGGTCGGCTTCCTGCGGGGGCCCTCGATGAACGTGTACGCGGGCGAGCACCGCATCGCGCTGGACTCCGGTCAGCCGACCGGCACGGCCTCCGGCGACGCCGTCTCCTGA